A genome region from Triticum aestivum cultivar Chinese Spring chromosome 2B, IWGSC CS RefSeq v2.1, whole genome shotgun sequence includes the following:
- the LOC123046524 gene encoding mannosyl-oligosaccharide 1,2-alpha-mannosidase MNS1 isoform X2: MARRSSSSSSSGTWRYLNPAYYLKRPKRLALLFFVFVAATFAFWDRQSLVSEHESEISRLQNEINQLHGQLRKAGILLEEIPATEIPRKDLVEIDPINNERREKVKEAMLHAWNSYVKYAWGMDELQPQSKNGVNSFGGLGATLVDSLDTLYIMGLRDEFQKARDWVAESLSFDKDYDASVFETTIRVVGGLLSAYDMSDDKVFLEKAKDIADRLLPAWDTTSGIPYNSINLAHGRAHNFGWTNGDSILADSGTEQLEFIALSQRTGDPKYQLKAENVIRQLQKIYPSDGLLPIYINPQSGQASYSTITFGAMGDSFYEYLLKVWIQGNKTESVKHYRQMWETSMEGLISLTRQTTPSNYTYICEKSGGSLSHKMDELACFAPGMLALGASGYGPEKAKQIMNLAEELARTCYNFYQTTPTKLAGENYYFHAEQDMNVGTSWNILRPETVESLMYLWRLTGNKTYQDWGWDIFQAFEKNSRIASGYVGLRDVNSGEKDDKMQTFFLAETLKYLYLLFSPPSVVSFDEWVFNTEAHPLRIVPTHGSNGQSIETARPVVRPFGRKQGKQG, encoded by the exons ATGGCCCGCCGGTcttcgtcgtcctcctcgtcgGGGACGTGGCGGTACCTCAACCCCGCCTACTACCTCAAGCGGCCCAAGCGCCTCGCgctcctcttcttcgtcttcgtcgCCGCCACCTTCGCCTTCTGGGACCGCCAATCGCTCGTCAGCGAGCACGAG TCTGAGATTTCCCGATTACAAAATGAAATAAATCAGTTGCATGGTCAG TTAAGGAAGGCTGGTATTCTACTGGAAGAAATTCCAGCAACTGAAATTCCCAGAAAAGATCTTGTAGAGATTGATCCTATTAATAATGAAAGGAGGGAGAAGGTTAAGGAGGCTATGCTCCATGCCTGGAATTCCTATGTAAAGTATGCATGGGGAATGGATGAGCTTCAG CCTCAATCAAAGAATGGTGTTAATAGCTTTGGCGGTCTTGGGGCAACCCTTGTGGACTCTCTAGATACACTGTATATAATGGGCCTACGAGATGAGTTTCAGAAGGCCAGAGA CTGGGTGGCAGAGTCATTAAGCTTTGACAAGGATTATGATGCAAGCGTTTTTGAAACGACCATAAG GGTTGTTGGAGGTCTCCTCAGTGCATATGATATGTCGGATGACAAAGTATTTCTCGAAAAGGCGAAGGATATTGCTGATCGATTGTTACCTGCCTGGGATACAACATCTGGTATCCCTTATAATTCAATCAACTTAGCTCATGGCCGAGCTCATAATTTTGGATGGACCAAC GGTGATAGTATCCTTGCGGATTCTGGAACAGAGCAACTTGAATTTATAGCTTTGTCCCAAAGAACCGGAGATCCTAAGTATCAGCTGAAG GCAGAAAATGTCATCCGACAGCTTCAGAAGATATATCCAAGTGATGGCTTACTTCCTATCTACATAAATCCTCAATCAGGGCAAGCATCATACTCAACAATAACATTCGGTGCTATGGGAGATAG CTTCTACGAGTACTTGCTCAAGGTCTGGATTCAGGGGAATAAAACCGAGAGCGTAAAACATTACAG ACAAATGTGGGAGACATCAATGGAAGGTTTAATAAGCTTGACCAGGCAAACTACACCCTCTAATTACACATATATCTGCGAGAAAAGTGGTGGCTCCTTGTCTCACAAG ATGGATGAACTTGCATGCTTCGCCCCTGGCATGCTGGCACTTGGAGCCTCTGGTTATGGGCCTGAAAAAGCTAAACAAATTATGAATCTGGCAGAAGAG CTTGCTCGGACCTGTTATAACTTCTACCAAACAACTCCCACAAAGTTGGCTGGAGAGAATTATTATTTCCACGCTGAACAG GATATGAACGTGGGCACGTCATGGAATATCCTGAGACCAGAGACTGTGGAATCACTTATGTACCTGTGGCGCCTTACAGGGAACAAAACATACCAAGATTGGGGATGGGACATATTCCAGGCATTTGAGAAGAACTCCCGCATAGCATCTGGATATGTAGGACTAAGAGAT GTGAATAGTGGTGAAAAGGATGACAAGATGCAGACCTTCTTCCTAGCAGAGACGCTGAAGTACCTCTATCTACTGTTCTCCCCTCCGTCAGTCGTATCTTTCGACGAGTGGGTCTTCAACACTGAAGCTCACCCTTTGAGAATCGTTCCGACACATGGTAGCAACGGCCAGTCAATTGAAACTGCAAGGCCAGTGGTCCGACCGTTCGGTAGGAAGCAAGGGAAACAGGGGTAG
- the LOC123046524 gene encoding mannosyl-oligosaccharide 1,2-alpha-mannosidase MNS1 isoform X1 codes for MARRSSSSSSSGTWRYLNPAYYLKRPKRLALLFFVFVAATFAFWDRQSLVSEHECPSCVRVNEGIVFSQEILVTAHVFDVITDGKSEISRLQNEINQLHGQLRKAGILLEEIPATEIPRKDLVEIDPINNERREKVKEAMLHAWNSYVKYAWGMDELQPQSKNGVNSFGGLGATLVDSLDTLYIMGLRDEFQKARDWVAESLSFDKDYDASVFETTIRVVGGLLSAYDMSDDKVFLEKAKDIADRLLPAWDTTSGIPYNSINLAHGRAHNFGWTNGDSILADSGTEQLEFIALSQRTGDPKYQLKAENVIRQLQKIYPSDGLLPIYINPQSGQASYSTITFGAMGDSFYEYLLKVWIQGNKTESVKHYRQMWETSMEGLISLTRQTTPSNYTYICEKSGGSLSHKMDELACFAPGMLALGASGYGPEKAKQIMNLAEELARTCYNFYQTTPTKLAGENYYFHAEQDMNVGTSWNILRPETVESLMYLWRLTGNKTYQDWGWDIFQAFEKNSRIASGYVGLRDVNSGEKDDKMQTFFLAETLKYLYLLFSPPSVVSFDEWVFNTEAHPLRIVPTHGSNGQSIETARPVVRPFGRKQGKQG; via the exons ATGGCCCGCCGGTcttcgtcgtcctcctcgtcgGGGACGTGGCGGTACCTCAACCCCGCCTACTACCTCAAGCGGCCCAAGCGCCTCGCgctcctcttcttcgtcttcgtcgCCGCCACCTTCGCCTTCTGGGACCGCCAATCGCTCGTCAGCGAGCACGAG TGCCCTTCTTGTGTGAGAGTGAATGAAGGTATAGTATTCAGTCAAGAAATTTTGGTAACGGCTCATGTATTTGACGTCATCACGGATGGCAAG TCTGAGATTTCCCGATTACAAAATGAAATAAATCAGTTGCATGGTCAG TTAAGGAAGGCTGGTATTCTACTGGAAGAAATTCCAGCAACTGAAATTCCCAGAAAAGATCTTGTAGAGATTGATCCTATTAATAATGAAAGGAGGGAGAAGGTTAAGGAGGCTATGCTCCATGCCTGGAATTCCTATGTAAAGTATGCATGGGGAATGGATGAGCTTCAG CCTCAATCAAAGAATGGTGTTAATAGCTTTGGCGGTCTTGGGGCAACCCTTGTGGACTCTCTAGATACACTGTATATAATGGGCCTACGAGATGAGTTTCAGAAGGCCAGAGA CTGGGTGGCAGAGTCATTAAGCTTTGACAAGGATTATGATGCAAGCGTTTTTGAAACGACCATAAG GGTTGTTGGAGGTCTCCTCAGTGCATATGATATGTCGGATGACAAAGTATTTCTCGAAAAGGCGAAGGATATTGCTGATCGATTGTTACCTGCCTGGGATACAACATCTGGTATCCCTTATAATTCAATCAACTTAGCTCATGGCCGAGCTCATAATTTTGGATGGACCAAC GGTGATAGTATCCTTGCGGATTCTGGAACAGAGCAACTTGAATTTATAGCTTTGTCCCAAAGAACCGGAGATCCTAAGTATCAGCTGAAG GCAGAAAATGTCATCCGACAGCTTCAGAAGATATATCCAAGTGATGGCTTACTTCCTATCTACATAAATCCTCAATCAGGGCAAGCATCATACTCAACAATAACATTCGGTGCTATGGGAGATAG CTTCTACGAGTACTTGCTCAAGGTCTGGATTCAGGGGAATAAAACCGAGAGCGTAAAACATTACAG ACAAATGTGGGAGACATCAATGGAAGGTTTAATAAGCTTGACCAGGCAAACTACACCCTCTAATTACACATATATCTGCGAGAAAAGTGGTGGCTCCTTGTCTCACAAG ATGGATGAACTTGCATGCTTCGCCCCTGGCATGCTGGCACTTGGAGCCTCTGGTTATGGGCCTGAAAAAGCTAAACAAATTATGAATCTGGCAGAAGAG CTTGCTCGGACCTGTTATAACTTCTACCAAACAACTCCCACAAAGTTGGCTGGAGAGAATTATTATTTCCACGCTGAACAG GATATGAACGTGGGCACGTCATGGAATATCCTGAGACCAGAGACTGTGGAATCACTTATGTACCTGTGGCGCCTTACAGGGAACAAAACATACCAAGATTGGGGATGGGACATATTCCAGGCATTTGAGAAGAACTCCCGCATAGCATCTGGATATGTAGGACTAAGAGAT GTGAATAGTGGTGAAAAGGATGACAAGATGCAGACCTTCTTCCTAGCAGAGACGCTGAAGTACCTCTATCTACTGTTCTCCCCTCCGTCAGTCGTATCTTTCGACGAGTGGGTCTTCAACACTGAAGCTCACCCTTTGAGAATCGTTCCGACACATGGTAGCAACGGCCAGTCAATTGAAACTGCAAGGCCAGTGGTCCGACCGTTCGGTAGGAAGCAAGGGAAACAGGGGTAG